In the Wyeomyia smithii strain HCP4-BCI-WySm-NY-G18 chromosome 2, ASM2978416v1, whole genome shotgun sequence genome, one interval contains:
- the LOC129720894 gene encoding cuticle protein CP14.6-like, whose translation MLKQSLVCVALLAVALGAPQQQQRNQVEDPNGITLVRYDSHNDNEAGYKFTYEQNNKQIFSEVGTPKDTNGGTRVLAVEGAYTFVGPDGQTHWVTYRADENGFLPKTGTGNVGGIQPGQDAPVPH comes from the exons ATGTTGAAGCAGAGTTTGGTTTGCGTTGCACTGCTGGCGGTGGCTCTCGGAGCCCCACAGCAACAACAGCGAAATCAGGTTGAAGATCCGAACGGAATTACACTTGTGCGGTACGATTCTCATAACGATAATGAAGCGGGATATAAGTTCAC atatgAGCAGAACAACAAACAGATTTTTTCGGAAGTAGGCACTCCCAAGGACACTAATGGAGGCACGCGGGTTCTGGCCGTAGAAGGAGCTTACACGTTTGTCGGACCGGACGGCCAAACGCACTGGGTTACCTATCGGGCGGACGAGAACGGATTCCTACCCAAAACAGGAACTGGTAATGTTGGTGGAATTCAGCCTGGACAGGATGCTCCCGTGCCTCACTAA